The Daphnia carinata strain CSIRO-1 chromosome 1, CSIRO_AGI_Dcar_HiC_V3, whole genome shotgun sequence sequence tttattctcttcttttctaaGATCAAACCTTTTCTGCAATGTCGTTTAATACTGGATTTTGCTGCCCAGAAGAATCATTTTCTAGGAAGCCTACATTCATGGCAATTTGTATTTCAAGATTTGTGCGAAATTTTATCAGTTTCGTGTAAGATTCAGCCGCCACCTACCAAGACGCTTGCTTCGAATTTCATGAAAGCAATTGAAGCCTGGTTATTGGAGTTGTCCCAAGAAATAGAGCTGCGTCCTGAGTTACAAGAGCTCTGTGAACCACACGTTGAGCTAGAATGTGAACTAAAAAAAGAGTCAATTACATCCCATATAATTGATCCACATGCAATTGCAGTAAGTAGcttaatttgttttgattttctcgTGTTTTGCTTCCTCGCCTAACCGACTTTCGATCGAATTCTACGTAAGAAAAAGCTGGGACCTAAAAGGTCCCAATATTTTGTATTAcatttatcaaatttaatgtAGACTAATTTCCACAGTCaaatttattgaaaatttacatttttctttctcaaggCCAGTGTAACCGTCACAGAAGAACCTGAAAAATTGGCAAGTGTTGAGAAGAGTGATAATCAAGCTAACTTAGAACTGTGGGATGCTTCTACTACATCAAATTCTCAAGGTATTtatatttaacattttaaaaaatattctaaACAGAAATATACATGTACATTTCGTTCCCAAGAAGATATATTAAAAGCGTCACCTGAATTGGACGCGCCTACTGACGATTGGTCGACTGCTACGAAGGAATCAAATTCTGCGTGCAATTTGACGCTATCACCGGGTATTGACGGGGATGATTGGAATGCTGCATCAGATACGTGGGCATCAACAAATGAAAGCCAATCTGCATCATCaaagaaaacagttgaaaaaGTTCCAATTGACGATGGCTGGAGTGAAGAGGCCGATTCGTGCAAAACTGACTCTTTCAAAGCTGATTCAACAGAAAAGGAAATAGCTCCACGTCCAAGTGAAACACAATTCGTTGATGAATGGGGAGCATGTGCTGACGCTTATGCGTCCagtagtaaaacaaaaacacacaactTTAAAGCAGGAACCAACAGCGATAGTCAGTCTGGTTGGGATCTATCGGACAACGCATCTCCTACCAGTGCCAGATCCATCGCGTCAGATGACTGGAACTCTTGGTCGTCGTGTTCGAATGCAGTCACCGAGAAAACAACGTACACTCCAAAATCTGGCTCAAGTGACACCTGGGAGACCTCAGAGGATCCTTGGAGAACAACCACGGGATGGTCTACTTCTAGAATAAGTCAATCCAATGCTTGGGGAAGCTCTGAAAATACTGGCAATTCCTGGACCTCTAGCGGCTATACTGCTCGGCCAGGGGGAAGAGGCCGTGGTAGTAGAGGGCCGCCACGACCTTGCATTCAGGTAGTTTTatccattaatttttttttaaatgttacatcCTTTACTCACCCCCATATATGTTTGGCAATATTATCTTATAAAGTAACGAGGAAGGACACACGTCTTATAATTGCCCCACTAGAGGAAGAGGTAGAAGTAATGGCGGTACAAGAGGCCAGCGACCTTGTTATAAAGTAACTCCGTTCATGAAGTAGAGTTGTTCAGGAACTAATCATTAATATGTATCAATAGTGTAATCAAGAAGGCCATATGTCCTACGAGTGTCCAACCAGTTCGACGCGAGGAAGAGGTGCTGGTAGAGGCACATGCGTGTGTTATAAAGTGAGTTATCCAAAATCATTCCATTAATACCCATACCATCGACTTGCAAACCGTTAGCTCCGTCCACCAGATCAAATGCGGTCGCAACAACAGATGGGGAGGATTGGGACACAGAAGCTGATGTTTGGTCTAGTAGAAATAGTTCTGCTTCAAACGTAAGAGCCACAATGGCAGCCAGTGAAGTGAACGACTGGAGTGCCACTCAGAGAACAACAATCAAAAGTGCCAATTCGTGTGATCCACGATTAGTTTCATCGATATCGTGTCCCTTTGTCTGGAACGGTACGATAAGGCATCGTTCCATGTTGTTCAGAATCAACATGGAAAACTTAGACGTAAGTATAACACTGAATGTCCACCACTgcaaatttttggttttcctgTTTATTTTAGACGGATTCCTCGTCGGATCTCGCTAATCTAGCGATACCCACAGCATTGAGAGTCGTCGGTACTATCGAGCCTGAAAAAGTGTGGAATTACTTGAGGCAAGTAAGGACCACGAGATACGAAAAAATCGTAGTATTCCGATTTACGCAAGCAGTGAAAGCGGAAATTTCTTACGCGGATTGTTACGAATACTTTCTTGATGGCGTCCGCAAAAGAAACTGTTATGGTGTTGTTGGGTCTGTACCGGATTCCAAACTTCCATGCACTATCAAGGATTTCTACATCACTCCGTTACCCAAAGAAGATCATTTGCCAAAGGAGCTGGAAACTATCGCTTCAGCAAGATGTAGTTTTATTTCACTCAGTTTTTCACATAATAGATGATTGAATAatgcttattttttattcacaaAGGTTTGAGAGAAAATCGATTTTCCGATTTATTACTGGCGATTGTTGTAATCCAAAGTAAGCGCCCGATGGACCAAACCTGTTATGGTACATCTGGTAGGCCTTCCAAAGTTGCCAAAGTGGAAAACAGTACCATTCCAGTTGACGATGGCCAAACAGAATCAGGTGCAGTTGAGAAGATCGATGCTATGCCTGAAAGCCAATCTGCTCCAGCTCAAGCACCTAGTCAATTAACCGCCATTCGTCAAAAGCTACAGCAAGATATTCAGAGTGTTGACCCTGTCAAAGCTAGAATTCATACACACGCTCTTCAGCATTCTGCTGCCAAGATATCCTCGTCAAAGACACAACTTCTAGGTAAACCTCTTCCAGCTGTTCAAACTACAATTCCGTTGGTGACAGGTGAATCCAGCGATGCTACATTGGAGGCCGAAAAGGAAGCAAGTCCCTGCAAAGTTCCGATCGACGAAGAAAAAGTCCAGATTCCAGGTTGTTTTCTATTCTAAAATTATCAAACCACAAAAGATAatggttattattatttttatgaaTTATTGCAGCAGCCCCTGTAGATGGGGAACTGCTAATGAAGCAAGCCATAATGGAAGAGTTGAATCGTCAAATAGATGCTTCAAAGCAGATCAAATTCACAGAAGTGTATTCAACGTTGCCATCTGAAACACTAAATTTCACTCCTGACGAACCTGTTAAACCCATTGCCGCAGAACTTGCCTTATCATCCGCTCCTGTTTTACCCGATGGACCGTTAACGCGTTTCAGATCGAAGAGACAAACTGTTGCAGAGAAGGTACCGACAATCAAGCAAACAAAGGTTACTGTTTCTTCAAATTCAGATCCTCCCAAAGAAATCGTAGATCTGAGAACGAAGATAGATATGCTAAAGGAACAACGAAGAGCACGCATTTCTCGAAAGGAAATTGACATACCTAAGGAAGCCAAGAAACATCCTTGTTTAATCGAAAGCTGTAGGAATGATGCACAATCAGACAGTATCTACTGTAGTGATGAATGTATCCTTAGCCACGTGCAAGATTCGCGTAACGCAATGAGCAAGGAGAAGATGAATGACGCGCAATTACAGGAGCCATCTGATCCTAGTACTTCGCTAACAACACCGAACGCATCGTCGGATGAATCCATGTTTAAAGATTCAATCGACTACACCCTTTTAAAGGCACAACCAACACCTGCGCTGGCCTCTAAATTGCTTGCCATGACGGAAATGAGGAAGTCTTTGGCGTCAGGAAATAAGCCAACCAATTTGGCTAAAGATACGTCCATCCCAATCATGGAAAAAAAGACTGGAAAGATCCTGTGTGGTGCGTCTGCACCGACAGTAGGAAATTTGGAACAGTGGCTGAAGAGCAATCCTACCTATGAAATTATCAAACCTGAATCACTTCCAATTAAACCCTCGTTGCCGACTGTTTCTACGATTTCGTCGACGCAAACTGCTCGTTCTACGACACCACAAGCTAACACACATTCATCAACTTCATCGTCAAAGGGCGAAGTGGATAGTCGCAACTCAAAGAAACCGAGCGATTCCTCGTCTTCATCCAAAGCGAAAGGTTCACGAAAAAGGTCTCTGGAAACGCCCAAAGCAGAAGAGACATCAGCAAAAGTAGCGAAACCTGACACTGAATCAACTAGGGTTATTACGAGGAGTTCCCTCAAGGAAGCTCTGTGGAACCGATGCAAAGATGTTAATGATCTGGAAATAGACGAAGCAGCCGTTGAAGAAATTGCGAACGAGGTGGAAGAATCGCTTTATACCCTGTTCAAGCAAGATGTTAGCATAAAATACAAAAGCAAATATCGGAGTTTGATTTATAACATCAAAGATCCTAAAAATTCTGGATTGTTCCTCGAGATCGTTACAAAGCAGATAACGCCAGGTAATGGAAAGAGTTGCTATGCAAATGTATAATTGTGAATTTTCATAGAAGaattcgaaaaaatttttgataaCCATATAGTTTTACTATTTTAattgtatatttgatgtttaTAGTTCAATTGGTGAAGATGTCAACCGAGGAATTGGCATCTAAGGATTTAGCCGAATGGCGGGAACAAGAAGCCAAACGCCAGCTGAActtaatcgaaaaaaatgaacaggaaCGCTTGTCTCAAGTCAACAAATACCTGATAAAAACCCACAAAGGAGAAGAATTTATCAAAGAAGTCAATGAAGACTATGGTGAATTAGACGACGATACATCGAAAACGGCTGGTTTTCCTGATACACCCCCTGAAGACTCAAGTTTGAAGCATATATTGCCGAGATTTAAAAGTGACCTGGATTCTAGCCAAACATTCGAAAAGAAAGACGCAAAGAGGACGACCAGTTCACGTTCAAGCATGAAGGACGATGGATTCAAGAGATCCAAGAGTACAGTGAGGTCGTCTCGTCATTCCGAATCTAAGTCGAGAGGGTACGACTATCGCAGTAGCAGTCGTCAGTCAGAAAAGAAAGATCGCGAAAGACACGACAGACATAGTTCTAGTAGCTCGAAATCAAGAAGTAAATATCGACACCACAGCCGAAAATCGAATAGGTATAAGGAACAAGCAAAATCTCCTAAATCCCATGCAATCAGCCCATCTACCGAACTTGAGGCCGATGGTTTCAGAGGCTTCAATGAAGGGGAAGAACTTCGGAATTACAATCAGCTGCTCAGCCTTCACGAGGAAGTTGCTATTACAAGTTCGTAATTTAGCTTTAACCTTATGTACTTGTATCCTAATATGTTTGATTTCTCAAATAGCAGCGGACAGCAATACGTTATGGTTAGAAAGGAAGTTGATGAAACAACTTATCGTGCTGGAAGAACTTAATCGCCGTTCAGATGCTTCAGAACGAGAGGTTATCGATGAACATGTAACCTTCGAAGGGTCCCTCAAAAAGGGGGATTCAGTTACATCTAAAGGCGCCATACCATCGACGCCTACAACACAGCCTTCGATGAGTCCGGAACGATGCTGTAATATTTCCGTGGAAGGCATGTATCAAAATATTGATAAAGAAAAGGTGACTGCAGAGGTCAACCAAATAGATACTGATTCAGCGCAATatgatttgaaagaaaagagcgGTTTGGCTGGTTACGTCTTTGGCATGCACAACAAGTTCTTTAGATAACGGCGTTGCAAACGTGTCGTACAGTCCCGGCGAGCTACTAATCGTAGAAGACGAGGATTCTTTTTTAGGtaactttatttttctgcgtgttacttttttctttctttttttataagtTTCATTTAAACGTCTTATTTTACAAAATCATAGATCTTGACGAGCAGTTTTTGAAACAGCAAGCGGTAGTTGAAGAGCTGAATTCTAACTTAACGTCGTTTATTGTGGCGAATAATATCGATATTCAATCTCATGATGACAATTTGGATTCTTCATTTAGTGAACAGATGCCAGTTACACCCCCTGTAATGCCACCGTCTGATTTGAAAGATGAAGCGTGTAAACTTGGTGAGCCTACCGGGTCAGCACAGGTGGCCTGCAATGACACTGTCAGCGATATCTGTATCATAAATACAGCAGACGATCAGTCCAACCAGACAACACATTCTTCACCCATTCATCTGGATAACACCAAACCAGaggtatataaataaataaactccGCCATTTGATAGTGTTTAAAATGAGTATTCTGTTTCTGCAGGAAGGAGCCATTATAgttgaaaaacaagaacattTGACACTCTTGCCGCGCGAGAATGAAGCCGAATAAATTCCACAAACAGCAGATTTAACAGCAGCAACACTTGGTGTGGCTAAAGACGAGCTTAGTTCTATCTTTATGTAAGCtaattgttatttattttttcttactttatgtttttgtgaaatcgatggtgtttttttttatacgttaTTGTGTGTGGCAAAGCATACTTCAGCTGAGGGTTCTAATCCATCCCCAGCTCTTCTGTAtgccgttttatttttatccagTAAtgaacaaagaacaaaaaatttaaaaattgatataTATGTGATCTTTACGTTGATACTTCTCGTACGTTCAACACTTTGTTTGTtatgttcttttatttctgtttgtCTTGAATGCTGGATAGGTTGGTAACGTGGATTAATTTAGACGGACTGAatggaaggggaaaaaattattttgcccAGTTTACCTGTTTCAAGTGAtccagcaaaataaaaatcagtAATTTCGTAAATAATTTCCTTATTTGCAATTTTAGATTAAGAATCGTATGGCAACGCCGGATGGAGCTCTTTCCCATCCGTTGGTTTCAGTGGTAGAAAATGGCGGTTAAAGTATTCTCTCCTACAACTGCACTCTGAAGACGCCGTCAGCCCTAGCACCCAAGCAACGCTTAACGATAAATCGATTCTTTTCCGTGTAAGTTTTTAGTATTAAAGAAATTTTGGGGTAACCCGAACTTCATATCAATACTTGATTCCTCAAACGCATGGTTGTACGGAGGTCATCCTTTCTTCACGTAGAGTCATGGCGGACTATAGTCATGATTAAATAGTCGACCAAGATTATAGAATCTTAAGGCGCAACATAAATGAGCCGAACCTAGTTTCCGAGTAGTTAGGCCTTTATGATCACAATCAGGTGCATTAAGCCCTTCGAAAACCGATCTCGAAAAGCCATGCACGTAAACTTCAGTGCTCGGACGGTTTCACTTCGTAGACTTTAAATCATGCtctaaataaagaaaaagacatttgCATAATTCAATATTTCTACTTATCAACTTAAGGGCATGTGAAACAGTTATTAAGTTAATTCGTGGTTAGAAAGTTGCACAAATCTGTTAATTtgtattgaataaaaaatttggttAATTGTACATAAAATTCTTTGGGCTGTTCCCTTCTGTAGGTAACAATAGGACATTGTCCTGGTGGCAGTTTTTAGATGGATGcaagaaagaagggaaaaccTGTTTCGTCAGACATTTCATTCATAGATGTGAGacattctatttatttattttttatttgcgttAATGATCCTTGGTATTTCTTTGAATGCTTATCATTGTGCAGTTGGCTGTAGTGCAAATGGACAGCTTGAAAGTGTTACCTTACATAGACAAAATTCCCTTAACGTAACAactttgaatttaaaaaaaaaagatcctaTACAATTGATTGATTATATTGATAGTTTTCTTTATCACTTAAGTAAAAATGCTGATGCCTGTACCATTCATCCATTAAAACTgccttttttcctatttctctcTGCATGAAATCTACTCCAAGCTTGGTATGGATGACAACGCTGAGTCTGGAATATTGCCAAGAACTAATGGTGATGCCCTTGTAGTAGCTTTGCAGAAGAAGGAAACCTACAACAATCTTGCTTCTCAAGGTAACAAAGCGACAATAatctgtcctttttttttttctttttatagtcATCAAACCTTTCACTTTATTTCCTATTATAGCTGAAACTCGTCTTCCTAAAATTCATCAAACGATGGCAAAACATAATAATGAAACCACTGCTGATAGGAGCACCCTTGACCTACGGAACCTTGTCATTTCTCAGTTGGACCCGATGTTGAGCTCCGGATCGAAGAGTGACGTTTGTACATTAAAAGCGAAAGCttggaaaaaattgaaactaaAGAGTTCTGAGAGGAGGAGCGTTTTTAGTGGTTCATGCAGTAGGCAGCAGCCCCAGGTTACAGGTGGAGGCGGCAAAACAGCTAAGGTGGACACTGAAACAACTAACAGAACGTCTGATGAGCAATCACACAGGATGGAGTTGGACGTGATTGCCTGGGAATTTAACATTAGCTTTGCAGGTGTTTGCGTGAAAGTGAAAATGGAACTACTAGACGTGAGTTACTCCCCGTATACGCATATCATGTTAAAacctaatttccattttttagGAAAAGAATATGGCGGATTTTCCAAAGCTGGAAATACCCTCGAAATTATTAGTTTCGAATAGAATCAGTGCGGCAGAAGCTttgaattatttcaaaataagaaaggcGGCAGAAgacgaaatttgttttaccaAGCTTTTGCCTGCAACAGGCATTACTTTGGACGATTACTTAGTATTCTGTTACATGCATGAAAAGAAGGGATTTACCGTTTTAAGGACGACATATGTTCCCGGTCCAGTAAagcttttctgttttattacTCTAGTCAAAGGAGACTGTTCCACAATGGAATTGGCATCACTGTCACCTCACGTGAAAAGTAACTAGCATTTTTATTCCACAATTTGTTAGTTTATTTTTGTCCTTCAGCGATgtgatttttatgttttgcagTATTAGTAGAAAGCCTGACCCATGATTTATTGATGGGCGTTATTGTGTTAGCAAACAGGAAACTAGACACAAATCATGTCGATGATAAGTCTACCAATATGCTCCCAAAAAGGTTAGGAAAAGtgtcaacaaaaaatttaatcagtTAGCCCTGCACTCACCTTCTTTTCTATTAACAATTGCAGACCTCAGAAAATCCTGACTGTAGAAAAACCATGGACTAATCGGATTCAACAAATCTGCCCGCTACCGAATGAAATCGGATCGAAATCTGAAGCTTACCCTGTAACAGAAGAAACAAACACTGATTTATCAGGCCCTACGAAAAGCTCTGTTAAACGATCAGCATCTACAACCTTAAAACTCAGTTTACCTGCTTCATCTTCGCTTCCCAAATTACTACCATCATCTGCTTCAACCAATCCGCTAATCTCAGCAGCTTCGTCGTCTGACAGGGAAACGATCAGCAATAGTTCTACGAAACCGGAAATCTTGTCCTCATCCACATTAGAGGGTGCTCGTAAGAGAGTCGCAATGAAATCCGAAGATGGAGGGCCAAATAAAAAACCCAGAGTAGATGACGAGATCGTGCGGTCCTTTTCGAGAATCGCTTTGGCGGATGCCTTATGGATTCCAAAAAGGTTAGGAAAAGtgtcaacaaaaaatttaatcagtTAGCCCTGCACTCACCTTCTTTTCTATTAACAATTGCAGACCTCAGAAAATCCTGACTGTAGAAAAACCATGTACTAATCGGATTCAACAAATCTGCCCGCTACCGAATGAAATCGGATCGAAACCTGAAGCTTACCCTGTACCAGAAGAAACAAACACTGATTTATCAGGCCCTACGAAAAGCTCTGTTAAACGATCAGCATCTACAACCTTAAAACTCAGTTTACCTGCTTCATCTTCGCTTCCCAAATTACTACCATCATCTGCTTCAACCAATCCGCTAATCTCAGCAGCTTCGTCGTCTGTTCGTTGGCGTTCAACATTCGTAGGTGAAATGCTGGAATTGTCTTCTCGTCCGAGGAATCGTCCGAGGAATCGCCGTCGTCCGAGGAATCGCCGTCGTCCGAGGAATCGTCGTCGTCCGAGGAATCGTCGTCGTCCGAGGAATCGTCGTCGTCCGAGGAATCGCCGTCGTCCGAGGAATCGCCGTCGTCCGAGGAATCGCCGTCGTTCGAGGAATCGCCGTCGTTCGAGGAATCGTCGTCGTCCGAGGCTCGTCGTCGTCCAAGGAATCGCCAGAGAACAACTAAGGAAGCGCTTTTGTACCTTTCCTTCCTTCTGGATCCTTCGTCTTCGCGCTAAAGACAGAAACACGCAATGTGTACCTGCTTGacattttttaatgttacGTTTCAAAATTCTATTCCATTCCATGTCGCTACCGTCGCATCGTAAGCGAATGCTCCGCTTTTTAAAATGATCACAGTAATGCTTCTCTTTTAAAGTCAAGACCAGGAGCATTTTTTTGGAAacgtagaaaacaaaattgatttccCAGTGAGTTTAGATTTAGATTTTGAAGTCTATCTAcaatattctttttaaaacttacaaACTCGCATTGCCTATTCAAAATTTCGTCATTCATTTTTCGTTGTTATTATCACAATATTTTTCCTGTTTAGTCAACTGGAGTAATATATACAAATTCTATCGTATTCTTATTTCTCGAGTATCGCCTTTCCGTTCTATCTTCCTCTTTAGAGGATGTCTTTTGTCTATTGTTAATGTTATGGTTACTTTCAGCAGCTAAGCCTTGCTTCACGTACGGTAAAATTCTATTTCTATTAACGTGTTTGAAACTAGGAAGAAAGGTAATGTAACCTTCATATGCTTGCACGTACATTTGGCTTTCTCTGCAGCATTTTCTGTGcctaattctttatttttttatgtttgctAGCAGGGTGATTTGCAATCTTCTCTAAACTGGCCACGAAAGTCCGATTCTAGCTACACCGTTTGTTGGAAACCGTATTGAGAAACCAACTGCCTGCATGTCTCAAGATAAGGTTGGTTTACTATTAGAGACCTTAAAATTCATGTGATaaaagtttcttttattgttcgTGCAAGGGAATTTGGAGCTACAATGCCGGAGTAGTTCAAGCCTTGTTATCGTCTGTTGCTTTTTCTGTAAGTCATCAATTCTGGATCAACTCAAATTTTGATTGTACTTTTACGGGACACACTGTTTGATGGTTAAGATGCCCTTGGAGCGCTTTCCTCTTAGGGACATTTGTTCCAAATATGCAAAGCATAAAGCGAAATTCAAATCTTCTAGAAGAGTCTTCTCAAGGTGCCAAAATGTTCAGTTTGTCACTTTCTACTCaaactattatttttatttttattctttcaggATCTGTCAACTCCTCATAGAAATTACACTATCGCGAAGGTGTATGTTTATGATTTGCTTGACATGATTTGTCGTGGTCCTAAATCACCGTGGGAAGCCCCGATTAAACTGCAACATTTATCTTCCAACGTCGCTCTTTACGTCATATGTGTCGGGATGACGAGGAGTAGCCTTGAGGAAAAGAATGTAGAGTTGACTGCATTGAAACTTCAAACTTCTGTGTCTTAAAGGTAAGCTCTTCATATTTCCCTAAAAATAATGTAACGGTCATTTTCCGAAAATGCCTAACACCAGCATCAGTCCTGATATCTGATAGATACTAATTGGTTCCTCTAAACGTGGTTAATTTATGTTTCCCGAAGAACTTACccaatgtttcttttattacttAAAGGTTAGCACAATAGTGAGTTTCATTGCATCTTTTGTGATTTTATTAGGGACACCTAAaccaatttgttttgttcacaAGTAGAGGAAATCATTGCATTCCATTGTAATACTGGTTTAGCGTTCAGTTGCAATTTTTATATTAAGCATGATCCCTGCAAAACGGAATTCGTATGCAGGAATGTTCTTTTATTGAACCCCACCAACATAAAGAATTGCCCTTTTTGTCGTAAGTCTAAGAATACCATTCGCGCCCTGCACCCAATAACCCTTGTAGCGCTTTACTATCAGTGGTTTTTGGTGTCGTTAGGTACATGCGTCAGCGCATTCCCCTTTTCCAGCGATGCCCGAGATTGTTTATGTTTCGTATCCCTCATCACCAATTTGACGGATAGGCAAGAAGTATGaagatttcttttattgtccTGCCAAGTATTGCTATGAATGTGCGTACTTGTCAACGCTAATGAATTTCCAGCTCTGTGTTTCGTTTTGCCATGTCTAGTGAATCTGTGTCAGGCCAACGGCCTTTCTACGTCTTCGGCAGAACACAATTTCATATCGTAATTGAATAGATCTGTATCTGTATTTGTGGAAGAGGCCAAAAAGAGATTGTGGCGAGTATTTATGAAACTGCTAGTACTCTACTGTGTCTGAGATGCTCACTCGACTGGCTTCAACCTTCGATATGGCCTCATTTTATAGCAGCTACTGCCACCCTGATTCATCGCTTTGGCCCAGGGGCAACAagaagttgaatttttttgaatatccAGTATTCTTACCCCACCTCTGTTGTACTGTATGGTGTAGTGAATAACCGTCTCAGGCTGCGTTTCCACCGCTAGCggggaatttcaaaatttccaattgaaaataCGCGGAAAGCAACATCTAGGTTTCACTGAATAGTCGCCGAATAATCCTAAAGAACAGCAATCAGTCTATTTAgatacaaacaaaaggttttattGAAACTGAGTTGTATTATTCTTTAGGACAAGAGATTTGGGGTGCACTTGTACAAGAACGACATACATTTCTCTgcatgggttttttttttcgttttcttctatgttcttcttgttctctatatttttctttccgttctTGGTCTActgcgggtttttttttcaactcacgcaaaaaaaaaaaatcattcccttTGTTCTTTTAGCTAAAGGTTGGTCCAGTATTTTAACAGACCACGCACAGTGGGAAAGCggtgggaaaaaaaggcaaaatgaaaaatacttaCATCCATGACTATAAAACAGGAATAGTAAAGAGATCACAAAGTGGATTTGACAGAAATAAAATGATAAGGTGTGTCTTCAATATTAGTTTGCCCTGCTTGATAACATAGTTCAAAATAGTCCATGGACTAGTTGGCTGTTAGTCAATTAGTCATCGTCACGAAGCAACTTTTCATCGATGCAAAATTCATCACCCGAATCACTTGATGACGATTCGAGTTGTTCTTCGTCGAATGCGAATTctgaataaatcaaaatcaaaatatttcagcAATACACctgattttttgttaataaaaaaagctTCCTACTTGGGT is a genomic window containing:
- the LOC130701598 gene encoding titin homolog isoform X2; amino-acid sequence: MAVQEASDLVINVIKKAICPTSVQPVRREEEVLVEAHACVIKSNAVATTDGEDWDTEADVWSSRNSSASNVRATMAASEVNDWSATQRTTIKSANSCDPRLVSSISCPFVWNGTIRHRSMLFRINMENLDTDSSSDLANLAIPTALRVVGTIEPEKVWNYLRQVRTTRYEKIVVFRFTQAVKAEISYADCYEYFLDGVRKRNCYGVVGSVPDSKLPCTIKDFYITPLPKEDHLPKELETIASARCLRENRFSDLLLAIVVIQSKRPMDQTCYGTSGRPSKVAKVENSTIPVDDGQTESGAVEKIDAMPESQSAPAQAPSQLTAIRQKLQQDIQSVDPVKARIHTHALQHSAAKISSSKTQLLGKPLPAVQTTIPLVTGESSDATLEAEKEASPCKVPIDEEKVQIPAPVDGELLMKQAIMEELNRQIDASKQIKFTEVYSTLPSETLNFTPDEPVKPIAAELALSSAPVLPDGPLTRFRSKRQTVAEKVPTIKQTKVTVSSNSDPPKEIVDLRTKIDMLKEQRRARISRKEIDIPKEAKKHPCLIESCRNDAQSDSIYCSDECILSHVQDSRNAMSKEKMNDAQLQEPSDPSTSLTTPNASSDESMFKDSIDYTLLKAQPTPALASKLLAMTEMRKSLASGNKPTNLAKDTSIPIMEKKTGKILCGASAPTVGNLEQWLKSNPTYEIIKPESLPIKPSLPTVSTISSTQTARSTTPQANTHSSTSSSKGEVDSRNSKKPSDSSSSSKAKGSRKRSLETPKAEETSAKVAKPDTESTRVITRSSLKEALWNRCKDVNDLEIDEAAVEEIANEVEESLYTLFKQDVSIKYKSKYRSLIYNIKDPKNSGLFLEIVTKQITPVQLVKMSTEELASKDLAEWREQEAKRQLNLIEKNEQERLSQVNKYLIKTHKGEEFIKEVNEDYGELDDDTSKTAGFPDTPPEDSSLKHILPRFKSDLDSSQTFEKKDAKRTTSSRSSMKDDGFKRSKSTVRSSRHSESKSRGYDYRSSSRQSEKKDRERHDRHSSSSSKSRSKYRHHSRKSNRYKEQAKSPKSHAISPSTELEADGFRGFNEGEELRNYNQLLSLHEEVAITTADSNTLWLERKLMKQLIVLEELNRRSDASEREVIDEHVTFEGSLKKGDSVTSKGAIPSTPTTQPSMSPERCCNISVEGMYQNIDKEKVTAEVNQIDTDSAQYDLKEKSGLAGYVFGMHNKFFR
- the LOC130701598 gene encoding uncharacterized protein LOC130701598 isoform X1 → MAVQEASDLVINVIKKAICPTSVQPVRREEEVLVEAHACVIKSNAVATTDGEDWDTEADVWSSRNSSASNVRATMAASEVNDWSATQRTTIKSANSCDPRLVSSISCPFVWNGTIRHRSMLFRINMENLDTDSSSDLANLAIPTALRVVGTIEPEKVWNYLRQVRTTRYEKIVVFRFTQAVKAEISYADCYEYFLDGVRKRNCYGVVGSVPDSKLPCTIKDFYITPLPKEDHLPKELETIASARCLRENRFSDLLLAIVVIQSKRPMDQTCYGTSGRPSKVAKVENSTIPVDDGQTESGAVEKIDAMPESQSAPAQAPSQLTAIRQKLQQDIQSVDPVKARIHTHALQHSAAKISSSKTQLLGKPLPAVQTTIPLVTGESSDATLEAEKEASPCKVPIDEEKVQIPAAPVDGELLMKQAIMEELNRQIDASKQIKFTEVYSTLPSETLNFTPDEPVKPIAAELALSSAPVLPDGPLTRFRSKRQTVAEKVPTIKQTKVTVSSNSDPPKEIVDLRTKIDMLKEQRRARISRKEIDIPKEAKKHPCLIESCRNDAQSDSIYCSDECILSHVQDSRNAMSKEKMNDAQLQEPSDPSTSLTTPNASSDESMFKDSIDYTLLKAQPTPALASKLLAMTEMRKSLASGNKPTNLAKDTSIPIMEKKTGKILCGASAPTVGNLEQWLKSNPTYEIIKPESLPIKPSLPTVSTISSTQTARSTTPQANTHSSTSSSKGEVDSRNSKKPSDSSSSSKAKGSRKRSLETPKAEETSAKVAKPDTESTRVITRSSLKEALWNRCKDVNDLEIDEAAVEEIANEVEESLYTLFKQDVSIKYKSKYRSLIYNIKDPKNSGLFLEIVTKQITPVQLVKMSTEELASKDLAEWREQEAKRQLNLIEKNEQERLSQVNKYLIKTHKGEEFIKEVNEDYGELDDDTSKTAGFPDTPPEDSSLKHILPRFKSDLDSSQTFEKKDAKRTTSSRSSMKDDGFKRSKSTVRSSRHSESKSRGYDYRSSSRQSEKKDRERHDRHSSSSSKSRSKYRHHSRKSNRYKEQAKSPKSHAISPSTELEADGFRGFNEGEELRNYNQLLSLHEEVAITTADSNTLWLERKLMKQLIVLEELNRRSDASEREVIDEHVTFEGSLKKGDSVTSKGAIPSTPTTQPSMSPERCCNISVEGMYQNIDKEKVTAEVNQIDTDSAQYDLKEKSGLAGYVFGMHNKFFR